The following coding sequences lie in one Gadus macrocephalus chromosome 1, ASM3116895v1 genomic window:
- the tmcc1a gene encoding transmembrane and coiled-coil domains protein 1 isoform X5: MDVILNLITAEPPAPPPTSATPPTTIDRLDAGGLAQSPLGLSCGADGALAGAEDATPDPQRTKQAIAQLQQKILKLTEQIKIEQTARDDNVAEYLKLANNADKQQSSRIKQVFEKKNQKSAQTIQQLQRKLEHYHRKLREVEHNGIPRQPKDVLRDMQQGLKDVGAKVTGFSGGVVDSVKGGLSTISHATHSAAGAVVSKPREIASLIRNKFGSADNLASMEEPPTAAGEEGAAGAGGRSLGSVGHHYHSSPKYGSEEDCSSATSGSAGANSVTGAPGGPPSSKGITLERSQSSNLDLLLQEVQDLRVGQTRLEEKLEGLKSHYQRDHAVVMQALQEERFRCERLEEQLNDLTELHQNEILNLKQELASMEEKIAYQSYERARDIQEALEACQTRISKMELQQQQQQVVQLEGLENATARTLLGKLINVLLALMAVLLVFVSTVANCVVPLMKTRTRSLTTLLLIVLLAFLWRNWDALSGYTHRALQPPR, encoded by the exons ATGGATGTCATCCTCAATCTGATAACTGCCGAGccccctgcaccaccacctaccTCTGCCACACCTCCCACTACT ATCGACCGGCTGGATGCCGGCGGCCTGGCCCAGTCCCCGCTGGGCTTGTCGTGCGGGGCGGACGGAGCGCTGGCGGGGGCCGAGGACGCCACGCCGGACCCCCAGCGCACCAAGCAGGCCATCGCCCAGCTGCAGCAGAAGATCCTCAAGCTCACGGAGCAGATCAAGATCGAGCAGACGGCCCGGGACGACAACGTGGCCGAGTACCTCAAGCTGGCCAACAACGCCGACAAGCAGCAGAGCTCACGCATCAAGCAG GTCTTTGAGAAGAAGAACCAGAAGTCTGCGCAGACCATCCAGCAGCTGCAGAGGAAGCTGGAGCACTACCACCGCAAGCTGCGGGAGGTGGAGCACAACGGCATCCCCCGGCAGCCCAAGGACGTCCTGCGGGACATGCAGCAGGGCCTGAAGGACGTGGGGGCCAAGGTGACGGGCTTCAGCGGGGGCGTGGTGGACAGCGTGAAGGGGGGCCTGTCCACCATCTCCCACGCCACGCACTCGGCCGCCGGCGCCGTGGTCTCCAAGCCGCGGGAGATCGCCTCCCTGATCCGCAACAAGTTCGGCAGCGCCGACAACCTCGCCTCCATGGAGGAGCCCCCCACGGCggccggggaggagggggccgcCGGGGCGGGGGGCCGCTCGCTGGGCAGCGTCGGCCACCACTACCATTCCAGCCCCAAGTACGGCAGCGAGGAGGACTGCTCCAGCGCCACGTCGGGCTCCGCCGGGGCCAACAGCGTCacgggggcccccgggggcccgccCAGCTCCAAGGGGATCACCCTGGAGAGGAGCCAGAGCTCCAACCTGGACCTGCTGCTGCAGGAGGTGCAGGACCTGAGGGTGGGCCAGACGCGGCTGGAGGAGAAGCTGGAGGGCCTGAAGAGCCACTACCAGAGGGACCACGCGGTGGTGATGCAGGCCCTGCAGGAGGAGCGCTTCAG gtgtgagCGTCTGGAGGAGCAGCTGAATGACCTGACGGAACTTCATCAGAATGAGATCCTGAACTTGAAACAGGAGCTggccagcatggaggagaaaatcGCCTACCAGTCCTacgagagagccagagacatCCAG GAGGCTCTGGAGGCGTGCCAGACGCGGATCTCCAAGatggagctgcagcagcagcagcagcaggtggtgcagctggaggGCCTGGAGAACGCCACGGCGCGCACCCTGCTGGGCAAGCTCATCAACGTGCTGCTGGCCCTCATGGCCGTTCTGCTGGTGTTCGTGTCCACCGTGGCCAACTGCGTGGTGCCGCTGATGAAGACGCGCACGCGCTCCCTCACCACGCTGCTGCTCATCGTGCTGCTGGCCTTCCTCTGGAGGAACTGGGACGCGCTCTCGGGGTACACTCACCGGGCGCTGCAGCCCCCCAGATGA
- the tmcc1a gene encoding transmembrane and coiled-coil domains protein 1 isoform X4 translates to MIFNRIRPIDESGKYKISLEKMHWEQLLRLRNGKIDRLDAGGLAQSPLGLSCGADGALAGAEDATPDPQRTKQAIAQLQQKILKLTEQIKIEQTARDDNVAEYLKLANNADKQQSSRIKQVFEKKNQKSAQTIQQLQRKLEHYHRKLREVEHNGIPRQPKDVLRDMQQGLKDVGAKVTGFSGGVVDSVKGGLSTISHATHSAAGAVVSKPREIASLIRNKFGSADNLASMEEPPTAAGEEGAAGAGGRSLGSVGHHYHSSPKYGSEEDCSSATSGSAGANSVTGAPGGPPSSKGITLERSQSSNLDLLLQEVQDLRVGQTRLEEKLEGLKSHYQRDHAVVMQALQEERFRCERLEEQLNDLTELHQNEILNLKQELASMEEKIAYQSYERARDIQEALEACQTRISKMELQQQQQQVVQLEGLENATARTLLGKLINVLLALMAVLLVFVSTVANCVVPLMKTRTRSLTTLLLIVLLAFLWRNWDALSGYTHRALQPPR, encoded by the exons ATGATTTTTAACAGAATTCGCCCGATTGATGAAAGTGGGAAGTATAAAATCTCTTTGGAGAAAATGCATTGGGAACAATTGCTTCGCCTGCGGAATGGGAAG ATCGACCGGCTGGATGCCGGCGGCCTGGCCCAGTCCCCGCTGGGCTTGTCGTGCGGGGCGGACGGAGCGCTGGCGGGGGCCGAGGACGCCACGCCGGACCCCCAGCGCACCAAGCAGGCCATCGCCCAGCTGCAGCAGAAGATCCTCAAGCTCACGGAGCAGATCAAGATCGAGCAGACGGCCCGGGACGACAACGTGGCCGAGTACCTCAAGCTGGCCAACAACGCCGACAAGCAGCAGAGCTCACGCATCAAGCAG GTCTTTGAGAAGAAGAACCAGAAGTCTGCGCAGACCATCCAGCAGCTGCAGAGGAAGCTGGAGCACTACCACCGCAAGCTGCGGGAGGTGGAGCACAACGGCATCCCCCGGCAGCCCAAGGACGTCCTGCGGGACATGCAGCAGGGCCTGAAGGACGTGGGGGCCAAGGTGACGGGCTTCAGCGGGGGCGTGGTGGACAGCGTGAAGGGGGGCCTGTCCACCATCTCCCACGCCACGCACTCGGCCGCCGGCGCCGTGGTCTCCAAGCCGCGGGAGATCGCCTCCCTGATCCGCAACAAGTTCGGCAGCGCCGACAACCTCGCCTCCATGGAGGAGCCCCCCACGGCggccggggaggagggggccgcCGGGGCGGGGGGCCGCTCGCTGGGCAGCGTCGGCCACCACTACCATTCCAGCCCCAAGTACGGCAGCGAGGAGGACTGCTCCAGCGCCACGTCGGGCTCCGCCGGGGCCAACAGCGTCacgggggcccccgggggcccgccCAGCTCCAAGGGGATCACCCTGGAGAGGAGCCAGAGCTCCAACCTGGACCTGCTGCTGCAGGAGGTGCAGGACCTGAGGGTGGGCCAGACGCGGCTGGAGGAGAAGCTGGAGGGCCTGAAGAGCCACTACCAGAGGGACCACGCGGTGGTGATGCAGGCCCTGCAGGAGGAGCGCTTCAG gtgtgagCGTCTGGAGGAGCAGCTGAATGACCTGACGGAACTTCATCAGAATGAGATCCTGAACTTGAAACAGGAGCTggccagcatggaggagaaaatcGCCTACCAGTCCTacgagagagccagagacatCCAG GAGGCTCTGGAGGCGTGCCAGACGCGGATCTCCAAGatggagctgcagcagcagcagcagcaggtggtgcagctggaggGCCTGGAGAACGCCACGGCGCGCACCCTGCTGGGCAAGCTCATCAACGTGCTGCTGGCCCTCATGGCCGTTCTGCTGGTGTTCGTGTCCACCGTGGCCAACTGCGTGGTGCCGCTGATGAAGACGCGCACGCGCTCCCTCACCACGCTGCTGCTCATCGTGCTGCTGGCCTTCCTCTGGAGGAACTGGGACGCGCTCTCGGGGTACACTCACCGGGCGCTGCAGCCCCCCAGATGA
- the tmcc1a gene encoding transmembrane and coiled-coil domains protein 1 isoform X6 → MVQRFSLRRQYSKIDRLDAGGLAQSPLGLSCGADGALAGAEDATPDPQRTKQAIAQLQQKILKLTEQIKIEQTARDDNVAEYLKLANNADKQQSSRIKQVFEKKNQKSAQTIQQLQRKLEHYHRKLREVEHNGIPRQPKDVLRDMQQGLKDVGAKVTGFSGGVVDSVKGGLSTISHATHSAAGAVVSKPREIASLIRNKFGSADNLASMEEPPTAAGEEGAAGAGGRSLGSVGHHYHSSPKYGSEEDCSSATSGSAGANSVTGAPGGPPSSKGITLERSQSSNLDLLLQEVQDLRVGQTRLEEKLEGLKSHYQRDHAVVMQALQEERFRCERLEEQLNDLTELHQNEILNLKQELASMEEKIAYQSYERARDIQEALEACQTRISKMELQQQQQQVVQLEGLENATARTLLGKLINVLLALMAVLLVFVSTVANCVVPLMKTRTRSLTTLLLIVLLAFLWRNWDALSGYTHRALQPPR, encoded by the exons ATGGTGCAGCGCTTCTCTCTCCGTCGGCAGTACTCTAAG ATCGACCGGCTGGATGCCGGCGGCCTGGCCCAGTCCCCGCTGGGCTTGTCGTGCGGGGCGGACGGAGCGCTGGCGGGGGCCGAGGACGCCACGCCGGACCCCCAGCGCACCAAGCAGGCCATCGCCCAGCTGCAGCAGAAGATCCTCAAGCTCACGGAGCAGATCAAGATCGAGCAGACGGCCCGGGACGACAACGTGGCCGAGTACCTCAAGCTGGCCAACAACGCCGACAAGCAGCAGAGCTCACGCATCAAGCAG GTCTTTGAGAAGAAGAACCAGAAGTCTGCGCAGACCATCCAGCAGCTGCAGAGGAAGCTGGAGCACTACCACCGCAAGCTGCGGGAGGTGGAGCACAACGGCATCCCCCGGCAGCCCAAGGACGTCCTGCGGGACATGCAGCAGGGCCTGAAGGACGTGGGGGCCAAGGTGACGGGCTTCAGCGGGGGCGTGGTGGACAGCGTGAAGGGGGGCCTGTCCACCATCTCCCACGCCACGCACTCGGCCGCCGGCGCCGTGGTCTCCAAGCCGCGGGAGATCGCCTCCCTGATCCGCAACAAGTTCGGCAGCGCCGACAACCTCGCCTCCATGGAGGAGCCCCCCACGGCggccggggaggagggggccgcCGGGGCGGGGGGCCGCTCGCTGGGCAGCGTCGGCCACCACTACCATTCCAGCCCCAAGTACGGCAGCGAGGAGGACTGCTCCAGCGCCACGTCGGGCTCCGCCGGGGCCAACAGCGTCacgggggcccccgggggcccgccCAGCTCCAAGGGGATCACCCTGGAGAGGAGCCAGAGCTCCAACCTGGACCTGCTGCTGCAGGAGGTGCAGGACCTGAGGGTGGGCCAGACGCGGCTGGAGGAGAAGCTGGAGGGCCTGAAGAGCCACTACCAGAGGGACCACGCGGTGGTGATGCAGGCCCTGCAGGAGGAGCGCTTCAG gtgtgagCGTCTGGAGGAGCAGCTGAATGACCTGACGGAACTTCATCAGAATGAGATCCTGAACTTGAAACAGGAGCTggccagcatggaggagaaaatcGCCTACCAGTCCTacgagagagccagagacatCCAG GAGGCTCTGGAGGCGTGCCAGACGCGGATCTCCAAGatggagctgcagcagcagcagcagcaggtggtgcagctggaggGCCTGGAGAACGCCACGGCGCGCACCCTGCTGGGCAAGCTCATCAACGTGCTGCTGGCCCTCATGGCCGTTCTGCTGGTGTTCGTGTCCACCGTGGCCAACTGCGTGGTGCCGCTGATGAAGACGCGCACGCGCTCCCTCACCACGCTGCTGCTCATCGTGCTGCTGGCCTTCCTCTGGAGGAACTGGGACGCGCTCTCGGGGTACACTCACCGGGCGCTGCAGCCCCCCAGATGA
- the tmcc1a gene encoding transmembrane and coiled-coil domains protein 1 isoform X3, giving the protein MGCHSIPCGCMSPAPRRGKLEPEVQEAQRHSTGVRGELTDKIDRLDAGGLAQSPLGLSCGADGALAGAEDATPDPQRTKQAIAQLQQKILKLTEQIKIEQTARDDNVAEYLKLANNADKQQSSRIKQVFEKKNQKSAQTIQQLQRKLEHYHRKLREVEHNGIPRQPKDVLRDMQQGLKDVGAKVTGFSGGVVDSVKGGLSTISHATHSAAGAVVSKPREIASLIRNKFGSADNLASMEEPPTAAGEEGAAGAGGRSLGSVGHHYHSSPKYGSEEDCSSATSGSAGANSVTGAPGGPPSSKGITLERSQSSNLDLLLQEVQDLRVGQTRLEEKLEGLKSHYQRDHAVVMQALQEERFRCERLEEQLNDLTELHQNEILNLKQELASMEEKIAYQSYERARDIQEALEACQTRISKMELQQQQQQVVQLEGLENATARTLLGKLINVLLALMAVLLVFVSTVANCVVPLMKTRTRSLTTLLLIVLLAFLWRNWDALSGYTHRALQPPR; this is encoded by the exons ATGGGGTGTCACAGTATCCCCTGTGGATGTATGTCGCCGGCACCTCGCAGAGGGAAACTGGAGCCGGAGGTACAGGAAGCTCAAAGGCACTCGACCGGAGTCAGAGGCGAGTTAACTGACAag ATCGACCGGCTGGATGCCGGCGGCCTGGCCCAGTCCCCGCTGGGCTTGTCGTGCGGGGCGGACGGAGCGCTGGCGGGGGCCGAGGACGCCACGCCGGACCCCCAGCGCACCAAGCAGGCCATCGCCCAGCTGCAGCAGAAGATCCTCAAGCTCACGGAGCAGATCAAGATCGAGCAGACGGCCCGGGACGACAACGTGGCCGAGTACCTCAAGCTGGCCAACAACGCCGACAAGCAGCAGAGCTCACGCATCAAGCAG GTCTTTGAGAAGAAGAACCAGAAGTCTGCGCAGACCATCCAGCAGCTGCAGAGGAAGCTGGAGCACTACCACCGCAAGCTGCGGGAGGTGGAGCACAACGGCATCCCCCGGCAGCCCAAGGACGTCCTGCGGGACATGCAGCAGGGCCTGAAGGACGTGGGGGCCAAGGTGACGGGCTTCAGCGGGGGCGTGGTGGACAGCGTGAAGGGGGGCCTGTCCACCATCTCCCACGCCACGCACTCGGCCGCCGGCGCCGTGGTCTCCAAGCCGCGGGAGATCGCCTCCCTGATCCGCAACAAGTTCGGCAGCGCCGACAACCTCGCCTCCATGGAGGAGCCCCCCACGGCggccggggaggagggggccgcCGGGGCGGGGGGCCGCTCGCTGGGCAGCGTCGGCCACCACTACCATTCCAGCCCCAAGTACGGCAGCGAGGAGGACTGCTCCAGCGCCACGTCGGGCTCCGCCGGGGCCAACAGCGTCacgggggcccccgggggcccgccCAGCTCCAAGGGGATCACCCTGGAGAGGAGCCAGAGCTCCAACCTGGACCTGCTGCTGCAGGAGGTGCAGGACCTGAGGGTGGGCCAGACGCGGCTGGAGGAGAAGCTGGAGGGCCTGAAGAGCCACTACCAGAGGGACCACGCGGTGGTGATGCAGGCCCTGCAGGAGGAGCGCTTCAG gtgtgagCGTCTGGAGGAGCAGCTGAATGACCTGACGGAACTTCATCAGAATGAGATCCTGAACTTGAAACAGGAGCTggccagcatggaggagaaaatcGCCTACCAGTCCTacgagagagccagagacatCCAG GAGGCTCTGGAGGCGTGCCAGACGCGGATCTCCAAGatggagctgcagcagcagcagcagcaggtggtgcagctggaggGCCTGGAGAACGCCACGGCGCGCACCCTGCTGGGCAAGCTCATCAACGTGCTGCTGGCCCTCATGGCCGTTCTGCTGGTGTTCGTGTCCACCGTGGCCAACTGCGTGGTGCCGCTGATGAAGACGCGCACGCGCTCCCTCACCACGCTGCTGCTCATCGTGCTGCTGGCCTTCCTCTGGAGGAACTGGGACGCGCTCTCGGGGTACACTCACCGGGCGCTGCAGCCCCCCAGATGA